From Bacillus basilensis, a single genomic window includes:
- the menD gene encoding 2-succinyl-5-enolpyruvyl-6-hydroxy-3-cyclohexene-1-carboxylic-acid synthase: MNNHIEALSYYLGAFVDELTRLNVCDVVISPGSRSTPIALLMEQHEGMNTYLHVDERSAGFFALGIAKAKKRPVALLCTSGTAAANYYPAVCEAFHSRVPLIVLTADRPHELRDVGAPQAMNQFNLYGTFVKQFTEMALPEASEAMYHYARMTTQRMIASACLAPQGPVHLNFPVREPLIPDFSLESLWDKGRGEYTGVVQQGNVMMPSEYVDSLVGRLSHMEKGLIICGDDSHSELAAFAAELAEKTGYPLLADPLSNIRSGHHDKTMVIDCYDTFLRNELLKETWKPEVMIRFGGMPVSKALTQFIKKQTKAVHIVVDESGQWRDPALVATEVVQASDIAFCSALIEKMPVMKKNDWFGMWKHINEKTKETLREMETYETAFEGKVITDIVRVLPEGATLFASNSMPIRDTDSFFFTSEKNIQVMANRGVNGIDGIISTALGASIICEPLVLVIGDLSFYHDLNGLLAAKLHELNITIVVVNNDGGGIFSFLPQYEKKEHFESLFGTPIGLDYEHVVKMYGGSFSRVNGWEQFREEVQKGTRAEGLHVVEICTNRDENLTLHRKLWAKTQDVITTSLQGESK; the protein is encoded by the coding sequence ATGAACAATCATATAGAAGCATTATCATATTATTTAGGCGCGTTCGTGGATGAACTGACGCGTCTAAATGTATGTGATGTTGTCATTAGTCCAGGCTCACGGTCAACGCCGATAGCTCTACTAATGGAACAACATGAAGGAATGAACACCTATTTACATGTAGATGAAAGATCAGCAGGATTTTTTGCGCTCGGTATCGCAAAAGCGAAAAAACGTCCTGTTGCATTATTGTGTACATCAGGAACGGCAGCAGCGAACTATTATCCAGCTGTATGTGAAGCTTTTCATTCACGGGTGCCGCTTATCGTCTTAACAGCAGATAGACCGCATGAATTAAGAGATGTTGGTGCACCACAAGCGATGAATCAATTTAATTTATACGGTACGTTTGTGAAGCAATTTACAGAGATGGCACTTCCAGAAGCGAGTGAAGCAATGTATCATTACGCTCGCATGACAACGCAGCGCATGATAGCAAGTGCTTGTTTAGCGCCGCAAGGACCTGTTCATCTTAATTTTCCAGTTCGCGAACCGCTTATCCCGGACTTCTCATTAGAAAGTTTATGGGATAAAGGACGCGGGGAATATACAGGAGTAGTTCAGCAAGGGAACGTGATGATGCCGAGTGAATATGTAGATTCGCTTGTAGGGCGCCTTTCACATATGGAGAAGGGGCTTATTATTTGTGGAGACGATAGTCATTCAGAACTCGCAGCATTTGCGGCAGAATTAGCTGAAAAAACGGGATATCCACTATTAGCGGATCCGCTTTCTAACATTCGTAGCGGACACCACGATAAAACGATGGTAATCGACTGTTACGATACATTTTTACGAAATGAGCTATTAAAGGAAACGTGGAAGCCAGAAGTTATGATTCGCTTTGGTGGTATGCCTGTTTCGAAAGCATTGACGCAGTTCATCAAAAAACAAACGAAAGCCGTTCATATCGTTGTTGACGAATCTGGACAATGGAGAGATCCAGCTCTTGTTGCGACAGAAGTTGTCCAAGCAAGTGATATTGCATTTTGCAGTGCACTAATAGAAAAAATGCCAGTTATGAAAAAGAATGATTGGTTCGGAATGTGGAAACATATAAACGAAAAAACGAAGGAAACGCTTCGTGAAATGGAAACATATGAAACGGCATTTGAAGGGAAAGTCATTACGGATATTGTCCGCGTATTACCAGAAGGGGCAACGTTATTTGCAAGTAATAGTATGCCAATTCGTGATACAGATTCATTCTTCTTCACATCGGAGAAAAATATTCAAGTGATGGCAAACCGCGGTGTAAATGGGATTGATGGAATCATTTCAACAGCTTTAGGAGCGAGCATTATTTGTGAACCGCTCGTATTAGTGATCGGTGATTTATCATTTTATCACGATTTAAACGGATTATTAGCCGCAAAATTACATGAATTAAATATAACAATTGTCGTTGTAAATAATGACGGTGGCGGTATTTTCTCATTCTTACCACAGTACGAGAAAAAGGAACATTTCGAATCGTTATTTGGAACACCGATTGGTCTTGATTATGAACACGTTGTTAAAATGTACGGTGGTTCATTTAGCCGTGTAAATGGTTGGGAGCAATTCCGCGAAGAGGTACAAAAAGGAACAAGGGCGGAAGGTTTACACGTTGTAGAAATTTGTACGAACCGTGATGAAAACTTAACATTGCACCGCAAATTATGGGCGAAAACACAGGACGTAATTACTACATCGTTGCAAGGTGAATCAAAATGA
- a CDS encoding isochorismate synthase MenF, which translates to MIQTKQIGLQEVLGAAIKRATDEKILVSFVKQIDWMDPLLFYAAGKRIAFENRCYFADPAQHVIFAGIGSVFTIATSSHKRFQTARDEWDKVKEKAFVQRERYEFGTGPLLFGGFSFDQEKEKTDLWKEFDDTTFSLPAFLLTVKNEKAWLTMNTFVSATDCAETLYNEIVSLEEKIFGESKCALEGSKLTVTSKVEVDPKGWMKAIEKVQDEMKQGNVQKVVLARELKVEMNHHIDSALVLEALRIGQPDCYVFSFDYKGACFLGATPERLIRKEDEKFTSMCLAGSTGHGQSIEESKRNSNALLHDEKNLAEHGYVVNMIRSVLNEHCESVNIPESPGLLTTKNLIHLYTPVEAKGDASLLTMVEELHPTPALGGTPRLEAMKLIRDVELLDRGLYGAPIGWIDDEGNGEFAVALRCGLLNGEKASLFAGCGIVIDSVPQLEYEETSLKFRPMLGALEELMK; encoded by the coding sequence GTGATTCAAACGAAACAAATAGGCTTGCAAGAAGTTCTTGGTGCAGCCATTAAGCGTGCAACTGATGAAAAAATATTGGTTAGCTTCGTAAAACAAATAGACTGGATGGATCCGCTTCTGTTTTATGCAGCAGGAAAAAGGATTGCATTCGAAAATAGATGTTATTTTGCAGACCCAGCTCAGCATGTAATATTTGCTGGAATTGGCTCTGTTTTCACTATAGCAACTTCTTCTCACAAACGCTTTCAAACTGCTCGTGACGAGTGGGATAAAGTAAAAGAGAAAGCATTTGTACAAAGAGAAAGATACGAATTTGGAACAGGTCCTCTTTTGTTTGGTGGATTTTCATTTGACCAAGAAAAAGAGAAAACAGACTTATGGAAAGAATTTGATGATACAACATTTTCACTACCAGCATTTTTATTAACTGTAAAAAATGAAAAAGCATGGTTAACAATGAATACATTCGTTTCAGCAACAGATTGTGCAGAAACTCTTTATAACGAAATTGTTTCTTTAGAAGAGAAAATTTTTGGGGAGAGTAAATGTGCACTAGAAGGGTCGAAATTAACAGTTACTTCTAAAGTAGAAGTGGATCCGAAAGGCTGGATGAAGGCCATTGAGAAAGTACAAGATGAGATGAAGCAGGGGAACGTGCAGAAGGTTGTATTAGCGAGGGAGCTAAAAGTAGAAATGAATCATCATATTGATTCTGCTCTTGTTTTAGAAGCGCTTCGCATTGGGCAACCGGATTGTTACGTATTTTCTTTTGATTATAAAGGAGCATGCTTCTTAGGAGCGACGCCAGAGAGATTAATTCGCAAAGAAGATGAGAAGTTTACTTCGATGTGTCTTGCTGGTTCAACTGGTCATGGTCAATCTATAGAAGAAAGTAAGCGAAATAGTAATGCGCTTCTTCATGATGAAAAGAATTTAGCTGAACACGGTTATGTTGTGAACATGATTAGATCGGTATTAAATGAGCACTGCGAATCCGTTAATATTCCGGAAAGTCCGGGCTTATTAACAACGAAAAACTTAATTCATTTATATACGCCTGTAGAGGCAAAAGGCGATGCGAGTCTTTTAACAATGGTAGAAGAATTACATCCAACACCAGCTCTTGGCGGGACACCTCGTTTGGAAGCGATGAAATTGATTCGTGATGTTGAATTGTTAGACAGAGGATTATATGGTGCACCGATTGGCTGGATAGATGATGAAGGAAATGGTGAATTTGCGGTTGCACTTCGCTGCGGATTATTAAATGGCGAGAAAGCATCCTTATTTGCCGGTTGCGGGATTGTAATTGACTCAGTACCACAACTTGAATATGAAGAAACAAGTTTGAAGTTTAGACCGATGCTTGGTGCTTTGGAGGAATTAATGAAATGA
- a CDS encoding 1,4-dihydroxy-2-naphthoate polyprenyltransferase has protein sequence MEMNVETNSSPTAPKPSKQTGWRIWWSLLRPHTLTAAFVPVFIGTAYAMQVGGINQIHLPLFLIMLLACLLIQAATNMFNEYFDYKRGLDHEGSVGIGGAIVRDGIQPKTVLNLAFGFFGIAILLGVYICMNSSWWLAAIGLICMAVAYLYTGGPLPIAYTPFGELTAGLFMGVIIIGISFFIQTGTVTSEVILLSIPSSILIGAILLANNIRDLDGDKENGRKTLAILVGRERAVGVLASMFIVSYIWTIALIIVGIVSPWMLIVFLSAPKAFKATKGFIGKSIPMEMVPAMIATAKTNTIFGLLMGIGLLLGYFL, from the coding sequence ATGGAAATGAACGTCGAAACGAATTCCTCTCCTACGGCGCCAAAGCCAAGTAAGCAAACAGGCTGGCGCATTTGGTGGAGTTTACTACGTCCCCATACATTAACAGCAGCTTTCGTTCCTGTTTTCATTGGAACAGCCTATGCAATGCAGGTCGGAGGTATAAATCAAATACATCTCCCTCTTTTCCTTATAATGCTTCTTGCTTGTCTTCTCATTCAGGCAGCAACAAACATGTTTAATGAATACTTTGATTATAAAAGAGGACTCGATCACGAAGGTTCAGTTGGTATCGGTGGCGCTATCGTTCGCGATGGCATTCAGCCAAAAACAGTACTTAACTTAGCATTTGGATTTTTCGGCATCGCAATACTATTAGGTGTTTATATTTGTATGAATTCTAGCTGGTGGCTTGCGGCAATCGGTCTTATTTGTATGGCCGTTGCTTACCTTTATACAGGTGGCCCACTTCCAATTGCCTATACACCATTTGGAGAGTTAACAGCCGGATTATTTATGGGTGTCATTATTATTGGGATTTCATTCTTTATTCAAACTGGAACTGTAACATCAGAAGTCATTTTACTATCGATTCCAAGCTCCATTTTAATTGGTGCCATTTTACTAGCTAATAACATTCGTGACTTAGATGGCGATAAAGAAAACGGTCGTAAAACGTTAGCAATTCTCGTTGGACGTGAAAGAGCCGTTGGTGTACTTGCTTCTATGTTCATCGTTTCCTACATTTGGACAATTGCTTTAATTATCGTGGGCATCGTATCACCATGGATGCTTATCGTATTTTTAAGTGCACCGAAAGCATTTAAAGCGACGAAAGGCTTTATCGGCAAAAGCATCCCAATGGAAATGGTACCTGCGATGATTGCAACCGCAAAAACAAATACAATCTTCGGTCTCCTCATGGGAATCGGATTATTGCTTGGATATTTCCTTTAA